The stretch of DNA GAGCGTTGCAGCGAGACTAGACCAACCGGGGTCAGACCAGCTCGATCAGGTCGGCCACGGAGGTGACCACCCGGGTCGGCCGGTACGGGAACCGCTCCACGTCGCCGGCGGCGGTGAGGCCGGTGAGCACCAGGATGGTCTCCATGCCGGCCTCCATGCCCGCGACGATGTCGGTGTCCATCCGGTCACCGATCATCACAGCGGTCTCCGAGTGCGCCCCGGCAGTGTTGAGCGCCTCGCGCATCATCAGCGGGTTGGGCTTGCCGACGAAGTACGGCTCCACGCCGGTCGCCTTGGTGATCAGCGCGGCGACCGAACCGGTGGCCGGCAGCACGCCCTCGGTGGACGGGCCGGTCTCGTCCGGGTTGGTGCAGATGAACCGGGCCCCCGCGTTGATCAGGCGGATCGCCTTGGTCAGCGCCTCGAAGCTGTAGGTGCGGGTCTCGCCGAGCACCACATAGTCGGGGTTGTTGTCGGTCAGCACGTACCCGGCCTGGTAGAGCGCGGTGGTCAGACCGGCCTCACCGATCACGTACGCGGTGCCGCCGGGGCGCTGGCCCTTGAGGAACTTGGCCGTCGCCAGCGCCGAGGTCCAGATGCACTCCTCCGGCACCTCCAGGCCCATCCCGGCCAGGCGGGCGCTCAGGTCGCGCGGGGTGTAGATCGAGTTGTTGGTGAGCACCAGGAACGGCTTGCCGGACTCGCGCAGGCGCGCGATGAACTCCTTCGCGCCGGGGATCGGGGTGCCCTCGTGGATGAGGACACCGTCCATGTCGGTCAGCCAGGACTCGATGGGCTTGCGGTCTGCCACGTGCGTGTCTCCCGAAGTCGTGCGGTGGCCGTACGGCGTGCGGTGGCCGTACGGGATTTGCTCTCGCCCCACCGCCGGACACGCCGGTCGGCCGGGGTACTGCCGGCTGCCCCAACACCCTCAGCCTAATCCGCACGCCTGCCCGACGGCAGCACCGCCCGCCCACCGGACACGCCCCGCCGCACCCCGCCGCGAGCCCGGCCGATGCCCACCCGGGGCCGGACCCGCATCCTCAACGGCTCCTTAAATCGCCCCTAGTCAGAGCTGATTTCACGTCAACTCACCTACCCCACACGGCTAGCGTCCCTCTCAGGCCGCCCCCGAAGGCCCACCCTCGAAGCCGTACCAGGAGCCCCGACATGCGCCGTCCCGTCACCGCCCTCGCCGTCCTGCTCGCCGCGACCGCCGCCGTCACCGCCTCGGGCAGCGGCGCCGCATACGCCCACGGCTCGATGCAGAACCCCCTCAGCCGGCTGGAGGGCTGCTACCTGGAGGGCCCGGAGCACCCCGTCACGGCCGCCTGCCAGGCCGCCGTGGCGGCCGGCGGGACGGCGCCGTTCTACGACTGGATGAGCCTGCGGATCGGCGACGCGGCCGGGCGCCACCGCGAGCTGATCCCGGACGGGCAGCTCTGCAGCGCCGGCCAGGCCGCCTACCGCGGGCTCGACCTCCCGCGCGCCGACTGGCCCGCCACCAACCTGCCGGCCGGCGCCGACTACACCTTCCGCTTCCGGGCCACCGCCCCGCACCGCGGCACCTTCCAGCTCTACCTCACCAACGCCCACTACTCCCCCACCAAGCCGCTGACCTGGGCCGATCTGGACGCCGCCCCCTTCCTGACGGTCACCGACCCCCAGCTGAGCGAGGGTCAGTACCTGCTCCCCGGCCGCCTCCCGGCCGGCCGGACCGGCCGTCAGCTGCTCTACGCGATCTGGCAGCGCTCCGACAGCCCCGAGGCGTTCTACTCCTGCTCCGACGTGGTCTTCGACGGCTCCGGCAGCACCGGCGGCACGGCTCCCGTCCCCAGCACCCCGCCCACCATGAACCACTCCCACCCGGCCACCACCCCGAGCCCGGCGCAGCCCGCAGCGCAGCCCCCGGCGCAGTCCCCGGCGCAGCAGGCCACCCCTTCCCACGCCGCCCTGGCCAACGCGAGCCTCCCGGGCAGCACCACCACACCGAGCCGCACGCCCGCGCCCAAGCCCGCCACCGCCCCGGACGGCACCCCCGTCGCCGCCAGCCTGGCCCAGACCGGCACCGGCCGGGCCACCATCCTGGTCAGCGCCGTCGGCACCGCCTTCGTGCTGGCCGGGGCCGCCACCGCCTTTCTCCAGCGCCGCCGCCACGCGGCCGGTGCGCACGCCCGCCGCACCGGCGGCGCCCACGCCCGCTGACGGCTCCCCGCGACGCCCGCGCCCACCGACCGCGCCGGCGGGCGGCCGCGTGATTGAGTGGGGCCATGAGCACCGAGCCCCGCACCCCGTTCCGCGTCGGACTGATCGGCTACGGCCTGGCCGGGTCCGCCTTCCATGCCCCGCTGATCGCCGCCACCCCCGGGCTGCGGCTGGACGCGGTGGTCACCGCCAACCCCGACCGCCGCGCCCAGCTGCACCAGGAGCACCCGGACGCCCGCCCGCTGGACACCCCCGGCGACCTCTTCGACCAGGCCGACCGGCTCGACCTGGTGGTGGTCGCCTCCCCGAACCGCACCCACCTCCCGCTGGCCCGGGCCGCGCTGGAGGCCGGCCTGGCCGTGGTGGTGGACAAGCCGCTGGCCGGCACCGCCGCCGAGGCCGCCGAGCTCTGCGCGCTCGCCGAGCGCACCGGCACCCTGCTGTCGGTCTTCCAGAACCGCCGCTGGGACGGCGACTTCCTCACCGCCCGCCGCCTGATCACCGAGGGCGCGCTCGGGCGGGTGCACCGGTTCGAGTCCCGGTTCGAGCGCTTCCGGCCGAAGCCCAAGGCCGGCTGGCGCGAGCTGGCCGACCCGGCCGAGGTGGGCGGCACGCTCTACGACCTCGGCAGCCACCTGGTCGACCAGGCGCTCGCCCTGTTCGGCCCGGTCGACTCGGTCTACGCCGAGATCGACGTCCGACGGGACGGCGCGGTGGTGGACGACGACGCCTTCCTCGCGCTCACCCACGCCTCGGGCGTCCGCTCGCACCTGTGGACCAGCGCGCTCGCCCCGCTCGGCGGCCCGCGCCTGCGGGTGCTCGGCGACGCCGCCGGCTACGTGAAGTTCGGCATGGACCCGCAGGAGTCCGACCTGCGCAGCGGCCGCCGCCCCGGCGACGGACTGCCCTGGGGCGCCGACGACCAGGCCGCGTACGGCACCCTCGGCACCGACGAGGCCGCCACCCGGCTGACCACCGACCCCGGCGACTACCCCGCCTACTACGCCGGCATCGCCCACTCACTGCTCACCCGCACCCCGCCGCCGGTCGACCCGCGGGACGCCGTGGCCACCCTCGCCGTGCTCGAGGCGGCCCGCGGCTCGGCCGCCACCGGCACGGTGGTGCGACTCTGACCCCGGCCGAGTCCGGCCCGCTCGGATCGGCCCCGGCCGGATCGGCCCCGGTCGGATCCGGGCAGCTCGGATCCGGGCAGCTCGGAATCTGACGGAGCCCGTCCCGGTTGCGGCACTCAGGGGAAAGTCAGGGTGTCGCAACCGAGGGACGTGCGCCTACGATGCGGACGTGGCCGTGAGTTCGGTCCCGTCAGTCGTCAGCCGTCCACCGTCAGCCGGAGAGGAGCAGCCCTCGTGTTCGTGGTCGTCGCCGCGCTGCTCGGGCTGTTCCGGGTGCTGACGGGTGAGCTCGTGGTGAGCCCCGCCGGGCTGACGATGGTGGCTGCGGCCGCGGCGCTGGTGCTGGTCGCCGGGGTCGCCGCCGCCACGTTGGCCACGGCGCGGGTGCTCGGGGCCCGGGCGCCCGCCTTCGTGCGGAGCGGGACACTCCGCCGCCACGCCTTCCGCACGGCCTTCCTGCCGCAGCGCGACCCGGACGCCCGGGGCCGCCGGCGCCCCAGGGCACCCGGCGCCGCCCCGGCGGCCGCGTAACCCGCAGGTCGAGCCCCCGGTCACCGGAGTGACGGTCACCGGCCCCACGGTCGGCGACCCAGGTCACTCTGACCTCCCACGCACGTGTTCGCGCTCACATCCCCGCATTGTTCGCGCTCACGTTCCACCCGTGTTCACGCTCACACTTCGCCCCATGTGCGCGCTCACATCCGCGTGACCAGCTCGCATTCCTGCCCCACCCCGGCCGCCCTCCGACGCCGTGCGACCCACTCGTCTCCCGAGACCCCCGGAGGGCTCACCCCATGTCGCTGTTCGCCGTGCTCGACCCCGCCGTCCGCCTGGCCCACCAGGTGGTGGCCGGCCTCGCCCAGGTCGTCCCGACCGCCCTGGCGATCGTGCTGTTCACCGCCGCCGTCCGGCTGGCCCTGCACCCGCTGGCCCGCTCCGCCGCCCGGGCCGAGAAGACCCGGACCCGGCTGGCCCCCAAGGTCGCCGCTCTGCAGAAGAAGCACGGCAAGGACCCGGAGCGCCTCCGCACCGCCCTCGCCGAGCTGTACCGCGCCGAGCAGGCCTCCCCCTTCGCGGGCTTCCTGCCGCTCCTGGTCCAGCTGCCGTTCTTCTCGGTGATGTACCGCCTCTTCACCACCCCGAACGACCTGCTCGGCCACACCCTGTTCGGCGTCCCGCTCGGCCTGCACGTGGGCTCGGCCCACGGCCCGGCCCAGTGGCTGGTCTTCGCCGCCCTGTACGCGGCCCTGGCCGGCGTCGGCTACGTCGGCTTCCGCCGCGCCCGCCGGGCCGCCGCCCAGGCCAAGGCCCAGGGCACCACCCCGCTCCCGGGCACCGACCTGATGTCCTACCTGGCCTTCGGCACCGTGCTCTTCGCCGCCCTCGTCCCGCTCGCGGCCGGCCTCTACCTGCTCACCACCACGGCCTGGACGGCCGCCGAGCGCGCCCTGCTGCACGGCGACGTGGACGTGAAGCAGCTGTTGAACCCCCACCGGCGCGGGGCACTGCACTGAGCGACCTACTCGCCCGCCTTGGCCGCCAGTATCTGAGCCTGCGCTTGCGCGAGCGTGAGGGTGCCGTTGCACACGGCGGTGTGCAGGCGAGTTTCGACGACGTCGTCCCGAGCGGCCCGGCCGCTCGGCACCGGCCGCAGGTTGGCCAGGTCCATCGGTGCGCCGCCGAGCTCCAACGGCACGATGTGGTCCTCCTCGTAGTGCGACGGGTCCTGGTCGGCCCTGCCCGAGGCCGCGAGTTGCCCGATCTTGAGCGCGTCCGTGTAGGAGACGGGCGGACGGACGGTCGCGGTCCAGCCGGCCACGCAGATCGTCGACCTGATGGTGGTCTGCGTGACGGCCGGGTTGAGGCTGCCGCCCCCGGCGGCAGGAGCGGTGGGAGCGGTGGGAGTGGTGGGCCCGCCTCCCGTTCCGGTCAGGTGCACCGAGGCACCGGTGATCTCACCGTTCACGACGGTGTACGAGCCCGCGTAGTCGGCGCTGGTCCCGTCGCTGTGCTCGGCATGGAGCCGGACGTTCACGGTGTTGCCCTGGACACCGTCCACGAGGAGGGTGTCGGCGGTCGTGCCCGCGAAGCCGTCCGCGAAGGTGGCGTAGTCGGCCGCCAGGTTCTCGCCCCCCAGGGCCCAAGCCGCCCGGTAGTCACCGGCGTTGATCGCGGCGTAGTACTGGCGGACCACCGTGGCCGCATCGGCCGCGGCACGCGTGGTGGGCGTAGCCGGAGCGGCGGGGGTGGCGGGAGCGGCAGGGACGGCGGGGACGGCGGGGGCGGAAGGCGAGCTGACGGAAGGGACGGACGACGGCGCGGGGACCGACGGTGACACCGGGACCGAGGACGGCGCGGGGACGGCCGGTGGCGTGGCCGGGTGCTGTGCGCCCAACACACCCGGCGTACCGGAGGTATTCGGCGCACCCGATGTACCGGACGTACCCGGCGCACCCGCCCCGCCGCAGGCGGCAAGCAGCGCCAACGCGGCCGCCCCGAGCCCGGATCGCAGCCTGGAGGCTCTCATGGCCACCTCCCGGAGGGGTTGTGGGCCACACCACCAGTCTGCGCTCCGAAGCTCTCCGCAGCCCGCCGCAGCTCGCCGCAGCACCGCCAGAGCGCTCCGCAGCCCGCCTCGCCCGGCCGTCAGGCCCGGGGCCAGGCCAGCCCTGGCGGCAGGCCAGCCCTGGCGTCAGGGCACCTCTGGCGCCAGATCAGCCCTTGCGTCAGGTCAGCCCTGGCGCCAAGCCGCCAGGTAGGAGTCGATCTCGCCGGTCAGGCGGGCCTTGCCCGGGGCGTCGAGGAAGGAGGCTTCCACGGCGTTCCGGGCCAGGCCGGCCACGCCCGACTCGTCCAGGCCGAGCAGGCGGGCGGCAACCGCGTACTCGGTGTTGAGGTCGGTGCCGAACATCGGCGGGTCGTCGCTGTTGACGGTGACCAGCAGGCCGGCGTCCACCATCTGCTTGATGGGGTGCTCCTCCAGCCGCTCGACCACCCGGGTGGCGAGGTTGGAGGTCGGGCAGACCTCCAGCGCGATGCGGTGCTCGCCGAGGTGGTCCATCAGGGCCGGGTCCTTGACCGACTGGGTGCCGTGGCCGATCCGCTCGGCGCCGAGCACCCGCAGGGCGTCCCAGACCGTCTCCGGCCCGGTGGACTCGCCCGCGTGCGGGACGCTGTGCAGGCCGGCCGCCCGGGCCCGGTCGAAGTACGGCTTGAACTGCGGGCGCGGCACGCCGATCTCGGGGCCGCCGAGGCCGAAGCTGACCAGGCCCTCGGGGGCCAGGTCGACGGCCAGCCGGGCCGTCTCCTCGGCGGCGGCCAGCCCGGCCTCGCCGGGGATGTCGAAGCACCAGCGCAGCACCACGCCGAAGTCCTTCTCGGCCGACTTCCGGGCGTCCTCGATCGCCTCCATGAAGGCCACGTCCGGGATGCCCCGGTTGGTGGAGGAGTACGGCGTGACGGTCAGCTCGGCGTAGCGGATCTGCTGCCGGGCCATGTCCTCGGCCACGCCGTAGGTGAGCGCCCGCACGTCCTCGGCGTCGCGGATCAGGTCGACCACGCTCAGGTAGACCTCGATGAAGTGCGCGAAGTCGGTGAAGGTGAAGTACTCGGCGAGCGCCGCAGGATCGGTCGGCACCTTCGACCGGCCCTCGTAGCGGGCGGCCAGCTCGGCCACCACCCGGGGCGAGGCGGAGCCCACGTGGTGCACGTGCAGCTCGGCCTTGGGCATCCCGGCGATGAACGCCTCGATCCCCCGCGTACCCGTCTCCAGACCAGACACCCCAGCACTCCTTCGTCCGTAGCTCCAGCAGCCGACTCCGCATCATGCCACGCCCCGGGCGCCCACCCGTCTACGCGCGTCCGACACCACGGACGGCCGACGTCACCCCGCAGACCGGCTACCCGCAGACCGGCTACCCGCCCAGCGCCACCGCCACGGTGTGGATGAGCAGGCCGGCCAGCGCACCGACCACCGTGCCGTTGATCCGGATGAACTGGAGGTCGCGGCCCACGTTGGCCTCGATCTTGCGGGAGGCGTCGGCGGCGTCCCAGCCGGCCACGGTGTCCGAGATCAGGGCGGTGATCTCGGAGCGGTAGGTCTCCACCACGTACTGGGCGGCGTCCTGGAGCCAGCCGTCGGTCTTCGACTGAAGCTTGGCGTCGGTGGCCAGCCGCTGCCCGAAGGAGCGCAGGCCGTCCCGGATCCGGCGGCGCAGCTCGCTCTGCTCGTCCTCGGCGGCGGAGACCACCAGCTGCCGGACGGCCGTCCAGGAGGAGGCGATCAGCTCCTGCACCTCCGCCCGCTCCAGCAGGTCGTTCTTGGCCCGTTCCACCCGGGCGATGGTCGCCGGGTCCTGCTGGAGCTCGGTGGCGAAGTCGCCGAGGAACTTGTCCACGGCGCCGCGGGCGGCGTGCAGCTGGTCGTCCCGGACGTCGGTGACGAAGCGGAGCAGCTCCTTGTAGACGCGTTCGCCGACCTGGTGGTCGAGGAAGCGCGGGGTCCAGCCGGGGGTCTTCTGGGTGACCCGGCGCACCACGTCCTCGTGGTTGGCCACCAGCCAGTCGTGCGCGCGGACCACCACCAGGTCGACCACCCCGCGGTGGCCGCCGTCGGCGACCACCTTGCCGAGCAGCCGCCCGGCCGGTTCGGCCACCGAGGTGGCGGCGGCCCGGCGGGTGACGGCCTCGCTCACCACGGCCTGCACGTCCTCGTCGCGCAGCACCGCGAGCACCCCGCGCAGCGCGGCGGCCGCCTCGGTGGTGACGCGTTCGGCGCTGCCGGGGGCGGCCAGCCACTCGCCGAGCCGGCGGGCGATGCCGATCCGGGCCAAGCGGTCCCGGACCACCGGGGCGGAGAGGAAGTTGTCGCCGACGAAGTCGCCCAGCGAGCGGCCGAAGGCGTCCTTCTTGGTCGGGATGATCGCGGTGTGCGGGATCGGCAGCCCGAACGGCCGCCGGAACAGCGCGGTGACGGCGAACCAGTCGGCCAGCGCGCCGACCATCCCCGCCTCGGCGGCGGCCGCCACGTACCCGGCCCAGGCCCCGGCCCCCGCCGCCTTGGCCCAGGTGGCCAGCGCGAAGACCAGCGTCGCGAAGGCCAGCAGCCCGGTGGCGATCCGCTTCATCCGGCGGACGCCCCGGGTCTTCGCCTGGTCGGCCTCGGTGAAGCTCACCCCAGCCCCGGGTCGGGCTCGACCGGCCCCGGAAGCGGTCGAGCCCACCGGTCCGTTCTTCGTATCGACACTCACCCCGACAGTCTGCCCCGCCGGGCCGCCCGAACGGTTCAGCCCCAAGGCTGACTCAACCCTGAGATGTAGATCCGTGGGCGAATGCGGGTGCCCGCCGACCCCTACGACGGATGGATGTGGTCCGTGCGGTCCGCGTGACAACGTTCCAGCTGACGGAAGATCAGTGACCGATCCTGGGGAGGACCCGTGACCACCACACCGACCACCAGCCGCGAGGCCCTGTCACGCCGCCGCCTGCTGGGCACCGCCCTGACCGTCGGCGCGGCCGGCGCGGTGGGCGCCGCCCTGCCACTCGCCACCACCACCCCCGCCCGCGCCGCCACCGCCCCCGCCGCAACCGCCCCCGCCCGGGCCGCCACCACCCCCGCCCGGTCTGCCGCCGCCACCGCCACGGGCTCCCCGTTCGCCCTGCCCGAGCCCACCGGCCCGCACCCGGTCGGCACGGTCGAGCTGGAGCTGGTCGACGGCTCCCGCCCGGACCCGGACAACCCCGGCCGGTTCCGCCGGCTGATGGCCAGCGTCTGGTACCCGGCCCGTGGCGACGTCGACCGCTACCCGCTCGCTCCCTGGATGCACCCCGACCTGCTGCGGGTCTTCCTCGCCGACGGCGGCTACCCGGCCGACCTCGTCGGTCCGCTGACCTCCGGTCACCTGGGCGCCCCGGTGCACCGCACCGGCCGGGGCCTGCCGGTGGTCCTGTTCTCGCACGGCGCGCACGACCACCGCGCCGACCACACGGTCATCGTGCAGGAGCTCGCCAGCCACGGCTTCGCCGTGGTCACGGTCGACCACACCTGGGACGCGTACA from Kitasatospora sp. MMS16-BH015 encodes:
- a CDS encoding HAD-IIA family hydrolase encodes the protein MADRKPIESWLTDMDGVLIHEGTPIPGAKEFIARLRESGKPFLVLTNNSIYTPRDLSARLAGMGLEVPEECIWTSALATAKFLKGQRPGGTAYVIGEAGLTTALYQAGYVLTDNNPDYVVLGETRTYSFEALTKAIRLINAGARFICTNPDETGPSTEGVLPATGSVAALITKATGVEPYFVGKPNPLMMREALNTAGAHSETAVMIGDRMDTDIVAGMEAGMETILVLTGLTAAGDVERFPYRPTRVVTSVADLIELV
- a CDS encoding lytic polysaccharide monooxygenase, which codes for MRRPVTALAVLLAATAAVTASGSGAAYAHGSMQNPLSRLEGCYLEGPEHPVTAACQAAVAAGGTAPFYDWMSLRIGDAAGRHRELIPDGQLCSAGQAAYRGLDLPRADWPATNLPAGADYTFRFRATAPHRGTFQLYLTNAHYSPTKPLTWADLDAAPFLTVTDPQLSEGQYLLPGRLPAGRTGRQLLYAIWQRSDSPEAFYSCSDVVFDGSGSTGGTAPVPSTPPTMNHSHPATTPSPAQPAAQPPAQSPAQQATPSHAALANASLPGSTTTPSRTPAPKPATAPDGTPVAASLAQTGTGRATILVSAVGTAFVLAGAATAFLQRRRHAAGAHARRTGGAHAR
- a CDS encoding Gfo/Idh/MocA family oxidoreductase, with protein sequence MSTEPRTPFRVGLIGYGLAGSAFHAPLIAATPGLRLDAVVTANPDRRAQLHQEHPDARPLDTPGDLFDQADRLDLVVVASPNRTHLPLARAALEAGLAVVVDKPLAGTAAEAAELCALAERTGTLLSVFQNRRWDGDFLTARRLITEGALGRVHRFESRFERFRPKPKAGWRELADPAEVGGTLYDLGSHLVDQALALFGPVDSVYAEIDVRRDGAVVDDDAFLALTHASGVRSHLWTSALAPLGGPRLRVLGDAAGYVKFGMDPQESDLRSGRRPGDGLPWGADDQAAYGTLGTDEAATRLTTDPGDYPAYYAGIAHSLLTRTPPPVDPRDAVATLAVLEAARGSAATGTVVRL
- a CDS encoding DUF6412 domain-containing protein, translated to MFVVVAALLGLFRVLTGELVVSPAGLTMVAAAAALVLVAGVAAATLATARVLGARAPAFVRSGTLRRHAFRTAFLPQRDPDARGRRRPRAPGAAPAAA
- a CDS encoding YidC/Oxa1 family membrane protein insertase, with amino-acid sequence MSLFAVLDPAVRLAHQVVAGLAQVVPTALAIVLFTAAVRLALHPLARSAARAEKTRTRLAPKVAALQKKHGKDPERLRTALAELYRAEQASPFAGFLPLLVQLPFFSVMYRLFTTPNDLLGHTLFGVPLGLHVGSAHGPAQWLVFAALYAALAGVGYVGFRRARRAAAQAKAQGTTPLPGTDLMSYLAFGTVLFAALVPLAAGLYLLTTTAWTAAERALLHGDVDVKQLLNPHRRGALH
- a CDS encoding adenosine deaminase codes for the protein MSGLETGTRGIEAFIAGMPKAELHVHHVGSASPRVVAELAARYEGRSKVPTDPAALAEYFTFTDFAHFIEVYLSVVDLIRDAEDVRALTYGVAEDMARQQIRYAELTVTPYSSTNRGIPDVAFMEAIEDARKSAEKDFGVVLRWCFDIPGEAGLAAAEETARLAVDLAPEGLVSFGLGGPEIGVPRPQFKPYFDRARAAGLHSVPHAGESTGPETVWDALRVLGAERIGHGTQSVKDPALMDHLGEHRIALEVCPTSNLATRVVERLEEHPIKQMVDAGLLVTVNSDDPPMFGTDLNTEYAVAARLLGLDESGVAGLARNAVEASFLDAPGKARLTGEIDSYLAAWRQG
- a CDS encoding DUF445 domain-containing protein, which produces MGSTASGAGRARPGAGVSFTEADQAKTRGVRRMKRIATGLLAFATLVFALATWAKAAGAGAWAGYVAAAAEAGMVGALADWFAVTALFRRPFGLPIPHTAIIPTKKDAFGRSLGDFVGDNFLSAPVVRDRLARIGIARRLGEWLAAPGSAERVTTEAAAALRGVLAVLRDEDVQAVVSEAVTRRAAATSVAEPAGRLLGKVVADGGHRGVVDLVVVRAHDWLVANHEDVVRRVTQKTPGWTPRFLDHQVGERVYKELLRFVTDVRDDQLHAARGAVDKFLGDFATELQQDPATIARVERAKNDLLERAEVQELIASSWTAVRQLVVSAAEDEQSELRRRIRDGLRSFGQRLATDAKLQSKTDGWLQDAAQYVVETYRSEITALISDTVAGWDAADASRKIEANVGRDLQFIRINGTVVGALAGLLIHTVAVALGG